The Helicobacter pylori genome includes a window with the following:
- a CDS encoding DNA-methyltransferase: MQDYKTLTLENIYAPDEITDALSLLQSCGIESIVNPSNITLNFDIVDLKMLESTTQNMLVQKTLEELYKIRSFSSQNGKIVFKSFNKAKKVANKKQNAKARLAYESYKKEFSKETNEIQSCLNQIYCEDSLEFLKKLPNNCIDIVLTSPPYNFGINYNATQDANLWQEYFNTLFAIFKECIRVLKSGGRIIVNIQPMFSDYIPTHHFISKFFIDEGLIWKGEILWEKNNYNCKYCTWGSWKSPAAPYLKYSWEFIEIFCKNSLKKEGDKNSIDITDDEFKKWVYGKWNFAPERNMKQYGHDAMFPEELVKRCLKLFSYQNDIVLDPFNGAGTTTKVAKQLGRRFIGIDISEKYCEVARARLEEVTNLFN; this comes from the coding sequence ATGCAGGATTATAAAACTCTCACGCTAGAAAATATTTATGCACCAGATGAGATAACAGACGCGCTTTCATTGTTACAATCTTGCGGTATTGAATCGATTGTTAATCCTTCAAATATCACGCTTAATTTTGACATTGTGGATTTAAAAATGCTTGAATCTACTACACAAAATATGCTGGTTCAAAAGACATTAGAGGAGTTGTATAAAATTCGCTCATTTTCTAGTCAAAATGGCAAAATCGTATTTAAGAGCTTCAACAAAGCCAAAAAAGTCGCCAACAAAAAGCAAAACGCAAAGGCAAGATTGGCTTACGAATCTTACAAAAAAGAGTTTAGCAAAGAGACAAATGAGATTCAAAGCTGTCTGAATCAAATTTACTGCGAAGATAGCTTGGAGTTTTTGAAAAAGCTCCCAAATAATTGCATAGATATAGTGCTGACTTCACCACCTTACAACTTTGGAATCAATTACAACGCAACGCAGGATGCAAATCTTTGGCAAGAGTATTTCAACACGCTTTTTGCCATTTTTAAAGAGTGTATTCGTGTATTAAAAAGCGGAGGGCGAATCATTGTCAATATCCAGCCTATGTTTAGCGATTATATCCCTACGCACCATTTTATTAGCAAATTTTTCATTGATGAAGGGCTTATTTGGAAAGGCGAGATTTTATGGGAAAAGAATAACTACAACTGCAAATACTGCACTTGGGGAAGCTGGAAAAGCCCTGCTGCACCCTATTTAAAATATTCGTGGGAGTTTATTGAAATTTTTTGCAAAAATAGCCTTAAAAAAGAGGGCGATAAAAACAGCATTGACATAACCGATGATGAGTTTAAAAAGTGGGTTTATGGAAAGTGGAACTTTGCTCCAGAACGCAACATGAAACAATACGGGCATGATGCAATGTTCCCAGAAGAATTAGTAAAGCGATGTTTAAAACTATTTTCCTATCAAAATGATATTGTATTAGACCCATTTAATGGTGCAGGGACAACGACAAAAGTCGCCAAACAACTAGGACGCCGTTTCATAGGCATAGACATTAGCGAAAAATATTGTGAAGTAGCAAGAGCAAGACTAGAAGAAGTAACAAATTTATTTAATTGA
- a CDS encoding restriction endonuclease gives MSSIEDIIQVYNSVVKDIDKDALEQHDRAYGGVIRSAKGKLLEHISEEIVKIAWQNIGANTNRLEINSNKIKIPIKDSYIENIANKQVRAYILERKKDYYYGLSVDKHIFVDNQLVMGIECKAYTENAMLKRILVDFHLLKTLYPNISCYLFQLESQLGGDYSALPETLLGSKPTHSIMSYFESVNLNIVTLLKGERNINQPTHKNFKPLDEQILIKAIKLIENELKVYL, from the coding sequence TTGAGTTCTATAGAAGATATTATACAAGTTTATAATAGCGTGGTTAAAGATATTGATAAAGATGCTCTGGAGCAACATGACAGGGCGTATGGCGGAGTTATAAGAAGCGCTAAAGGCAAATTACTAGAACACATCAGCGAAGAGATTGTAAAAATAGCGTGGCAAAATATTGGCGCTAACACTAATAGGCTTGAAATAAATTCTAATAAAATAAAGATTCCTATCAAAGACAGCTACATAGAAAATATAGCTAACAAACAAGTAAGGGCATATATATTAGAGCGTAAGAAAGATTATTATTACGGATTGAGCGTTGATAAACATATATTTGTGGATAATCAATTGGTTATGGGGATAGAGTGTAAAGCCTATACGGAAAATGCTATGCTAAAGCGAATATTAGTAGATTTTCATCTCCTTAAAACTTTATATCCAAATATATCTTGTTATTTATTTCAGCTAGAAAGTCAATTAGGAGGGGATTATTCAGCTTTACCAGAAACCCTATTGGGATCAAAACCCACGCATTCTATAATGAGCTACTTTGAAAGCGTGAATCTGAATATAGTAACCTTACTCAAAGGCGAAAGAAACATAAACCAACCCACACACAAAAATTTCAAACCTTTAGATGAACAGATTCTCATTAAAGCAATCAAACTAATAGAGAATGAATTGAAAGTTTATTTATAG
- a CDS encoding carbon-nitrogen hydrolase family protein gives MKTKNPAKRILKTAVIQMQSKPYALNENLQLALNLAKEAHDKGANLIVLPELFDSGYCVNDKDAEFGIDLKAMEHGEKTLKNESLSALSNFAKSNKVHLVACSIEKTDKKLYDSAYIIPLKGGIVGKHRKIYLWGDEKSRFKRGKKYEVFTLDFGDFSAKVGLQICYEIGFGVGANLLALQGAEVLIYPSAFGKARAYNWDLLSKARALENGCFVCACNHSGEETNAQLKQTLEFAGDSRIIAPNGKIIAQATKLNEVIIAEMDLNEVALQRQKIPYLQDFDTKLTKKGFGKLT, from the coding sequence TTGAAAACAAAAAATCCCGCTAAAAGAATCCTAAAAACCGCTGTGATTCAAATGCAATCCAAACCCTACGCCTTAAATGAAAACCTGCAATTAGCGCTCAATCTGGCTAAAGAAGCCCACGACAAAGGTGCGAATCTCATTGTTTTACCGGAATTGTTTGATAGCGGTTATTGCGTGAATGATAAAGACGCAGAGTTTGGGATAGATCTTAAAGCGATGGAGCATGGTGAAAAAACGCTAAAAAACGAGTCGTTGAGCGCGTTGAGTAATTTTGCAAAATCTAATAAAGTGCATCTAGTGGCGTGCAGCATTGAAAAAACGGATAAAAAACTCTACGACAGTGCTTATATCATTCCACTAAAAGGCGGGATCGTTGGAAAACACCGCAAGATTTATTTGTGGGGCGATGAAAAATCGCGCTTCAAAAGGGGTAAAAAATACGAGGTTTTTACGCTGGATTTTGGGGATTTTAGTGCGAAAGTGGGTTTGCAAATTTGCTATGAAATCGGCTTTGGCGTGGGTGCAAATCTTTTAGCGTTACAAGGGGCTGAGGTTTTAATCTATCCTAGCGCGTTTGGCAAAGCTAGGGCTTATAATTGGGATTTATTGAGCAAGGCTAGAGCGTTAGAAAATGGCTGTTTTGTGTGCGCGTGCAATCATAGTGGGGAAGAAACTAACGCTCAATTGAAACAAACGCTAGAGTTTGCCGGCGATTCAAGAATCATCGCGCCCAATGGGAAAATCATCGCGCAAGCCACCAAGCTTAATGAAGTCATTATCGCCGAAATGGATTTAAACGAAGTGGCGTTGCAACGCCAAAAAATCCCTTATTTACAAGATTTTGACACCAAACTCACCAAAAAGGGGTTTGGAAAACTCACTTAA
- a CDS encoding AtpZ/AtpI family protein, protein MKKPKYYKFIEGANYLSLGLSMVVAILMGVAIGYGLKKLTHISWLFWLGVIWGVLASFLNVYKAYKSMQKDYEELAKDPKHTQNKTK, encoded by the coding sequence TTGAAAAAGCCAAAGTATTATAAATTCATAGAGGGGGCGAATTATTTGAGCTTGGGGCTGTCTATGGTGGTAGCGATCCTTATGGGCGTGGCTATAGGCTATGGGCTTAAAAAACTCACTCATATTTCGTGGCTTTTTTGGCTTGGGGTTATTTGGGGCGTGTTAGCGAGCTTTCTCAATGTCTATAAAGCTTATAAAAGCATGCAAAAAGATTATGAAGAATTAGCCAAAGACCCTAAACACACACAAAACAAAACAAAATAA
- the hemL gene encoding glutamate-1-semialdehyde 2,1-aminomutase: MELLHSINDFNEAKQVIAGGVNSPVRAFKSVKGTPPFILKGKGAYLYDVDNNHYIDFVQSWGPLIFGHADEEIEKNIINALKKGTSFGAPTELETTLAKEVISCYEGLDKVRLVSSGTEATMSAIRLARAYSQKDDLIKFEGCYHGHSDSLLVKAGSGCATFGSPSSLGVPNDFSKHTLVARYNDLNSTEECFKKGDVGCVIIEPIAGNMGLVPAQKEFLLGLKALCEKYQAVLILDEVMSGFRASLSGSQEFYGVVPDLVTFGKVIGAGLPLACFGGRAEIMDLLSPIGGVYQAGTLSGNPLAVCAGLSALYKIKRDKTLYIRLNALAVRLTQGLKKSAQSYNIALETLNMGSMFGFFFNENAVHDFDDALKSDTEMFAKFHQKMLFKGVYLACSSFETGFICEPMTEEMIDLVVAKADESFDEIIKGV; this comes from the coding sequence ATGGAGTTGTTGCACAGCATTAATGATTTTAATGAAGCTAAGCAGGTGATCGCTGGGGGGGTCAATTCACCTGTGAGGGCGTTTAAGAGCGTTAAAGGCACTCCCCCCTTTATTTTAAAAGGCAAGGGGGCGTATCTTTATGATGTGGATAACAACCATTATATAGATTTTGTGCAAAGCTGGGGGCCTTTGATTTTTGGGCATGCTGATGAGGAGATTGAAAAAAATATTATTAATGCATTAAAAAAAGGCACTTCTTTTGGCGCTCCCACAGAGTTAGAAACCACTTTAGCTAAGGAAGTCATTTCTTGTTATGAAGGCTTAGATAAGGTGCGTTTAGTGAGTAGCGGCACGGAAGCGACCATGAGCGCGATACGACTCGCTAGGGCTTATAGCCAAAAAGACGATTTGATCAAGTTTGAAGGGTGCTATCATGGGCATAGCGATTCGTTATTAGTGAAAGCGGGTAGCGGGTGCGCCACTTTTGGCTCTCCTTCTTCTTTAGGCGTGCCGAACGATTTTAGCAAACACACTCTAGTGGCTCGTTATAACGATTTAAACTCTACAGAAGAGTGCTTTAAAAAAGGCGATGTGGGTTGCGTCATCATTGAACCCATTGCCGGGAATATGGGGTTAGTGCCGGCTCAAAAAGAGTTTTTATTGGGGTTAAAGGCTTTGTGTGAAAAATACCAAGCGGTGCTGATCTTAGATGAAGTGATGAGCGGTTTTAGAGCGAGTTTGAGCGGTTCGCAAGAATTTTATGGCGTGGTGCCGGATTTGGTAACCTTTGGTAAGGTGATAGGCGCTGGGCTTCCTTTGGCGTGTTTTGGGGGGCGTGCGGAAATTATGGACTTGCTTTCGCCCATTGGAGGCGTGTATCAAGCAGGCACGTTAAGCGGTAACCCCCTAGCGGTGTGCGCGGGGTTGAGTGCGCTTTATAAAATCAAAAGAGACAAAACCCTTTATATCCGCTTAAACGCTTTAGCCGTTCGTTTGACTCAAGGTTTAAAAAAGAGCGCTCAAAGCTATAACATCGCTTTAGAGACGCTTAACATGGGGAGCATGTTTGGCTTTTTCTTTAACGAAAATGCGGTGCACGATTTTGATGACGCTTTAAAAAGCGATACGGAAATGTTTGCAAAATTCCACCAAAAAATGCTCTTTAAGGGCGTTTATTTGGCATGTTCAAGCTTTGAAACCGGCTTTATTTGTGAGCCTATGACTGAAGAGATGATTGATTTGGTGGTTGCAAAGGCTGATGAAAGTTTTGATGAAATCATAAAAGGTGTGTGA
- a CDS encoding YceI family protein, translating into MKKMVLVSVLLAGFLQAVNLDLSSAKLTWTAFKSKAKTPVNGSFESITYKLGKSQDSLKTLLEGASASMDSLKVNLGDDAKNKNVKEAFFALFKNTNIKVTFRNVIEGDHEGSLTAYVRMNEKLVKVPMQYTVAGDKFVVKGVLDLLNFGLKNELASLAKRCESFHEGLTWSQVEIQFESMIKG; encoded by the coding sequence ATGAAAAAAATGGTTTTGGTATCGGTTTTACTAGCAGGGTTTTTGCAAGCGGTGAATTTGGATTTATCTTCGGCTAAGCTAACATGGACAGCCTTTAAATCTAAGGCTAAAACACCAGTAAATGGGAGTTTTGAAAGCATCACCTATAAATTGGGTAAATCTCAAGATAGTTTAAAAACCCTTTTAGAAGGGGCAAGCGCGAGCATGGATAGCTTGAAAGTCAATTTAGGCGATGACGCTAAAAACAAAAATGTTAAAGAGGCTTTTTTCGCTCTTTTTAAAAACACTAACATTAAAGTTACTTTTAGGAATGTGATAGAAGGCGATCATGAAGGTTCTCTTACGGCTTATGTGAGGATGAATGAAAAGCTGGTGAAAGTGCCTATGCAATACACGGTTGCTGGCGATAAGTTCGTGGTTAAAGGGGTCTTGGATCTATTGAATTTTGGCTTGAAAAACGAATTAGCGAGTTTGGCTAAACGATGCGAGAGCTTTCATGAGGGCTTGACTTGGTCGCAAGTGGAAATCCAATTTGAAAGCATGATTAAGGGATAA
- a CDS encoding alginate lyase family protein, which translates to MKRFVLFLSLMGVCVCVQAYAEQDYFFRDFKSRDLPQKLHLDKKLSQKIQPCTQLNASKHYTATGAREPDKCTKSFKKSALMSYDLALGYWVSKNKQYGLKAIEILNAWAKELQSVDTYQSEDNINFYMPYMNMAYWFVKKAFPSPEYEDFIKRMRQYSQSALNTNHGAWGILFDVSSALALDDHALLQNSANRWQEWVFKAIDENGVIASAITRSDTSDYHGGPTKGIKGIAYTNFALLALTISGELLFENGYDLWGSGAGKRLSVAYNKTATWILNPETFPYFQPNLIGVHNNAYFIILAKHYSSPSANELLKQGDLHEDGFRLKLRSL; encoded by the coding sequence ATGAAAAGATTTGTTTTGTTTTTATCACTCATGGGTGTTTGCGTTTGCGTTCAAGCTTACGCCGAGCAAGATTACTTTTTTAGGGATTTTAAATCTAGAGATTTGCCCCAAAAACTCCATCTTGATAAAAAGCTCTCCCAAAAAATACAGCCATGCACGCAACTTAACGCATCAAAACACTACACTGCTACCGGGGCTAGAGAGCCTGATAAATGCACAAAGAGTTTTAAAAAATCCGCTCTCATGTCCTATGACTTAGCGCTAGGCTATTGGGTGAGCAAAAACAAACAATACGGCTTAAAAGCTATAGAAATTTTAAACGCTTGGGCTAAAGAGCTTCAAAGCGTAGACACTTATCAGAGCGAGGATAATATCAATTTTTACATGCCTTATATGAACATGGCTTATTGGTTTGTCAAAAAGGCGTTTCCTAGCCCAGAATATGAAGATTTCATTAAGCGGATGCGTCAGTATTCGCAATCAGCTCTTAACACTAACCATGGGGCGTGGGGCATTCTCTTTGATGTGAGCTCTGCGCTAGCGTTAGATGATCATGCCCTTTTGCAAAATAGCGCTAATCGGTGGCAGGAGTGGGTGTTTAAAGCCATAGATGAGAATGGGGTTATTGCTAGCGCGATCACTAGGAGCGATACGAGCGATTATCATGGCGGCCCTACAAAGGGCATTAAGGGGATAGCTTATACCAATTTTGCGCTTCTTGCGCTAACCATATCAGGCGAATTGCTTTTTGAGAACGGGTATGATTTGTGGGGTAGTGGAGCCGGAAAAAGGCTCTCTGTGGCGTATAACAAAACCGCAACATGGATTTTAAACCCTGAAACTTTCCCTTATTTCCAGCCTAACCTTATCGGGGTGCATAACAACGCCTATTTCATTATTTTAGCCAAGCATTATTCTAGCCCTAGCGCAAATGAGCTTTTAAAGCAAGGCGATTTACACGAAGATGGTTTCAGGCTTAAACTCCGATCGCTGTGA
- the obgE gene encoding GTPase ObgE, which translates to MFVDSVEIIIASGKGGSGMVSFRREKFVIKGGPDGGDGGDGGDVYFEVDNNTDTLASFRGTKHHKAKNGAPGGTRNCAGKKGEDKIIVVPPGTQVFVGDKLWLDLVEPKERVLALKGGKGGLGNAHFKSATKQQPTYAQKGLEGVEKCVRLELKLIADIGLVGFPNAGKSTLISTISNAKPKIANYEFTTLVPNLGVVSVDEKSGFLMADIPGIIEGASQGKGLGISFLKHIERTKVLAFVLDASRLDLGIKEQYQRLRLELEKFSPALANKPFGVLLNKCDVVENIDELTKDFCAFLNLEAQKLNAFDLEPYLGFLHPHLTSDFEKHPNEKSALFVLPLSAVSALNVHALKFVLLKALP; encoded by the coding sequence GTGTTTGTAGATAGCGTGGAAATCATCATCGCTTCGGGTAAGGGGGGGTCTGGAATGGTGAGTTTTAGGCGAGAAAAGTTTGTCATCAAAGGAGGCCCTGATGGGGGCGATGGAGGCGATGGAGGCGATGTGTATTTTGAAGTGGATAACAATACCGACACTCTAGCGAGTTTTAGAGGCACCAAACACCATAAGGCTAAAAATGGGGCTCCAGGAGGCACACGAAATTGTGCGGGCAAAAAGGGCGAAGACAAAATTATTGTCGTGCCACCAGGAACGCAAGTTTTTGTAGGTGATAAGTTGTGGCTTGATTTAGTGGAGCCTAAAGAAAGGGTGTTAGCCTTAAAAGGAGGCAAGGGGGGGTTAGGGAATGCGCATTTTAAAAGCGCGACCAAACAACAACCCACTTACGCGCAAAAAGGCCTAGAGGGGGTTGAAAAATGCGTGCGTTTGGAATTAAAGCTCATCGCTGATATAGGGTTAGTGGGCTTCCCTAATGCGGGTAAATCCACGCTCATTTCCACAATCTCTAACGCTAAGCCTAAAATCGCTAATTATGAATTCACGACTCTAGTGCCTAATTTAGGGGTTGTGAGCGTGGATGAAAAAAGCGGATTTCTAATGGCTGATATTCCTGGCATCATTGAAGGGGCTAGTCAGGGAAAAGGCTTAGGGATTAGCTTTTTAAAGCATATTGAACGCACCAAAGTTCTAGCCTTTGTTTTAGACGCTTCTAGGCTGGATTTGGGCATTAAAGAGCAATACCAACGCTTGAGATTGGAGCTGGAAAAATTTTCACCCGCTTTGGCCAATAAGCCTTTTGGGGTGTTGCTCAATAAATGCGATGTTGTAGAAAACATTGATGAGCTGACTAAGGATTTTTGCGCCTTTTTAAATTTAGAAGCACAAAAATTAAACGCGTTTGATTTAGAGCCGTATTTGGGGTTTTTGCACCCCCATTTAACCAGCGATTTTGAAAAACACCCTAATGAAAAATCAGCGCTCTTTGTCTTACCCCTGTCAGCGGTTAGCGCTCTTAATGTGCATGCGCTTAAATTTGTGTTGTTAAAAGCGTTACCCTAA
- a CDS encoding ABC transporter ATP-binding protein, producing the protein MKLLEIKELKKSYAIDRGLFKPKRIIHALNGISFEVEQNEVLSIVGESGCGKSTTAKILAGIERQDSGAIYFNGKRHLHFSKQDWFDYRKKVQMIFQDPYSSLNPRWKVGEIIAEPLLLNSHFSKKEIKTKVLEIMQKVGLKLEWIDRYPHQFSGGQRQRIGIARALILHPSVVICDEPVSALDVSIQAQVLNLLLDLQKEMGLTYIFISHDLGVVEHISDKIIVMNQGQIVETGDVDSVISTPKHPYTQKLLNAVPHLEKSMQRFAE; encoded by the coding sequence ATGAAGCTCTTAGAAATTAAAGAATTGAAAAAATCCTATGCGATAGACAGGGGGTTATTCAAACCCAAGAGGATCATCCATGCACTCAACGGGATTAGTTTTGAAGTGGAACAAAATGAAGTTTTAAGCATTGTGGGGGAGAGCGGTTGCGGAAAAAGCACGACAGCCAAAATTTTAGCCGGGATTGAAAGGCAAGATAGCGGGGCGATTTATTTCAATGGTAAGCGCCATTTGCATTTTAGCAAACAGGATTGGTTTGATTACCGCAAAAAGGTGCAAATGATTTTTCAAGACCCTTATTCTAGCCTTAACCCTCGGTGGAAAGTGGGCGAGATCATCGCTGAACCCTTGCTTTTAAATTCTCATTTTTCAAAAAAAGAAATCAAAACAAAAGTGCTAGAGATCATGCAAAAAGTGGGCTTGAAATTAGAATGGATTGATCGTTACCCCCACCAATTTTCAGGCGGTCAAAGGCAACGAATCGGCATTGCTAGGGCGCTCATTTTGCATCCTAGCGTGGTGATTTGCGATGAGCCTGTGTCTGCGTTAGATGTGTCCATTCAAGCGCAAGTGTTGAATTTGCTCTTGGATTTGCAAAAAGAAATGGGGCTGACTTATATTTTTATCAGCCATGATTTAGGGGTAGTGGAGCATATAAGCGATAAAATCATCGTAATGAATCAAGGGCAAATCGTAGAAACCGGGGATGTGGATAGCGTGATAAGCACTCCAAAGCACCCTTATACGCAGAAATTACTCAATGCGGTGCCGCATTTGGAAAAATCCATGCAAAGATTTGCTGAATAA
- a CDS encoding ABC transporter ATP-binding protein, translating into MILEVKDLKTYFFTDKGVNKAVDGVSFGLKKSQTLCIVGESGSGKSITSLSILGLIEKPGQIVGGSIQFLGQDLLQLKEKQMQKEIRGKKIGMIFQEPMTSLNPSYTVGFQINEVLKIHHPNLNKKERLERVVYELERVGIPHAGDKYHEYPFNLSGGQRQRVMIAMAMVCEPEILIADEPTTALDVTIQAQILELMKELQQKKGTSILFITHDLGVVAQIADEVVVMYKGHVVEQASAKELFADPRHPYTKALLSAIPKPGKEYRKKRLETVDENIDYLSFQKELR; encoded by the coding sequence ATGATTTTAGAAGTTAAAGATTTAAAAACTTATTTTTTCACCGATAAGGGCGTGAATAAAGCAGTAGATGGCGTGAGTTTTGGCTTGAAAAAGTCTCAAACGCTTTGCATTGTAGGGGAGAGCGGGAGCGGGAAAAGCATCACTTCGCTTTCTATTTTAGGGCTTATTGAAAAACCGGGTCAAATTGTGGGAGGGAGCATTCAATTTTTAGGGCAGGATTTGTTGCAGCTCAAAGAAAAGCAGATGCAAAAAGAAATCAGGGGTAAAAAAATTGGTATGATCTTTCAAGAGCCTATGACAAGCTTGAACCCTTCCTACACGGTGGGGTTTCAAATCAATGAAGTGTTGAAAATACACCACCCTAACCTTAATAAAAAAGAACGCTTAGAAAGGGTGGTCTATGAGTTAGAGCGCGTAGGCATTCCCCATGCAGGGGACAAATACCACGAATACCCTTTCAATCTCAGTGGAGGGCAACGCCAAAGGGTGATGATCGCTATGGCTATGGTGTGTGAGCCTGAAATCTTGATCGCTGATGAGCCTACGACAGCGTTAGATGTAACCATTCAAGCGCAGATTTTAGAATTGATGAAAGAGTTGCAACAAAAAAAAGGCACTTCCATTTTGTTTATCACCCATGATTTAGGGGTGGTGGCGCAAATCGCTGATGAAGTGGTGGTGATGTATAAGGGGCATGTGGTGGAGCAAGCGAGCGCGAAAGAGCTTTTTGCTGATCCAAGACACCCTTATACGAAAGCTCTTTTAAGCGCGATCCCTAAACCGGGCAAAGAATACCGCAAAAAACGCTTAGAAACCGTGGATGAAAATATAGATTATTTGAGTTTTCAAAAGGAGTTACGATGA
- a CDS encoding ABC transporter permease — protein MESFREFIQQFKKNKAAVVGAWIVLLLVVCAIFAPLLAPHDPYVQNAQDRLLKPIWEHGGNAKYLLGTDDLGRDILSRLIYGARISLTIGIVSMGIAVFFGTILGLIAGYFGGKTDAVIMRIMDIMFALPSILLIVIVVAVLGPSLTNAMLAIGFVGIPGFARLVRSSVLGEKEKEYVIASKINGSSHLRLMCKVIFPNCIIPLIVQTTMGFASTVLEAAALSFLGLGAQPPKPEWGAMLINSMQYIATAPWMLVFPGVMIFLTVMSFNLVGDGIMDALDPKRAS, from the coding sequence ATGGAGTCTTTTAGAGAATTTATCCAACAATTCAAAAAAAATAAGGCGGCAGTAGTTGGCGCATGGATTGTGCTTTTATTGGTGGTTTGCGCGATTTTTGCGCCCCTTTTAGCCCCGCATGATCCTTATGTCCAAAATGCGCAAGATCGCCTTCTAAAACCTATATGGGAGCATGGAGGGAATGCTAAATACCTTTTAGGCACCGATGATTTGGGGCGCGATATTTTGAGTCGCTTGATCTATGGGGCTAGGATTTCTTTAACCATAGGGATTGTTTCTATGGGGATTGCGGTCTTTTTTGGCACGATATTAGGGCTAATAGCGGGGTATTTTGGGGGGAAAACAGATGCGGTTATCATGCGTATCATGGACATTATGTTCGCTTTACCCTCTATTTTATTGATCGTGATTGTGGTCGCTGTGTTAGGGCCTTCACTCACTAACGCCATGCTCGCTATTGGGTTTGTGGGGATTCCTGGGTTTGCAAGATTGGTGCGCAGTTCCGTGCTGGGCGAAAAAGAAAAAGAATACGTGATCGCTTCTAAAATCAATGGCTCTTCGCATCTTCGTTTGATGTGTAAGGTGATCTTCCCTAATTGCATCATCCCTTTAATCGTGCAAACGACAATGGGTTTTGCTTCCACGGTTTTAGAAGCGGCCGCGCTGAGCTTCTTAGGTCTTGGGGCCCAACCTCCCAAACCTGAATGGGGAGCGATGCTGATAAACTCCATGCAATACATCGCTACCGCTCCTTGGATGCTTGTTTTCCCTGGGGTGATGATTTTTTTAACGGTCATGAGTTTTAATCTGGTAGGCGATGGTATCATGGACGCTTTAGATCCTAAACGGGCCTCTTAA